A window of the Fusarium fujikuroi IMI 58289 draft genome, chromosome FFUJ_chr09 genome harbors these coding sequences:
- a CDS encoding related to glutathione transferase omega 1: MTNVDTSLPPEPSGAAAKFAAQHAEEHPLKLYGGWFCPFVQRTWITIHEKKIPHQYVEINPYKKEAHFMAMNPRGLVPTLAVPVDSKGKVQKPLFESNIICEYLDEAFTDESKYGPRLLPTDPYERARCRIWIDHISTRIIPSWYKLMQHTLGKPFSLDEAREELRGRIKTLVEEMNPEGPWFLGSTLSLVDICLAPWAKRLFLIDHYKEGGHGIPESGEGKDGEIWKRWKKWYDAILSRDSVKETWSANERYIIAYKRYAEDTTNSEVGQATRSGKRLP, encoded by the coding sequence ATGACAAACGTCGACACTTCTCTACCTCCAGAACCATCTGGCGCAGCCGCCAAGTTTGCAGCTCAACATGCTGAAGAGCATCCGCTGAAGCTCTACGGAGGCTGGTTCTGCCCATTCGTCCAACGAACTTGGATCACTATTCACGAAAAGAAGATTCCCCATCAATATGTAGAGATCAACCCATACAAGAAAGAGGCTCACTTTATGGCCATGAATCCCCGTGGATTGGTCCCTACTCTTGCAGTACCCGTTGACTCGAAGGGCAAGGTACAGAAGCCTCTGTTCGAGAGCAACATCATTTGTGAATATCTCGATGAGGCGTTCACGGACGAGTCTAAGTATGGgcctcgacttcttcctaCCGATCCATATGAGAGGGCAAGATGTCGTATTTGGATCGATCATATCAGCACACGCATCATTCCCTCATGGTACAAGCTGATGCAGCACACTCTCGGCAAGCCtttcagccttgatgaggcACGAGAAGAACTGAGAGGACGCATCAAGACTCtcgttgaggagatgaaCCCTGAAGGCCCATGGTTTCTCGGCTCGACTCTGAGTCTTGTGGATATTTGCTTAGCACCATGGGCGAAGCGTTTGTTTCTAATTGATCACTACAAGGAGGGCGGTCATGGTATCCCGGAATCTGGAGAAGGTAAAGATGGAGAGATTTGGAAGAGGTGGAAGAAGTGGTATGACGCAATTCTCAGTCGCGACAGTGTGAAGGAGACCTGGAGTGCCAACGAACGATACATCATTGCGTATAAGAGATATGCCGAAGATACTACCAACTCTGAAGTTGGCCAAGCTACGCGCTCAGGCAAGCGCCTTCCTTGA
- a CDS encoding related to XAP-5 protein: MSDSRASRFTPQNKTTNERLSTHTVGLVALSDFRKRRAEVLEQQERESREAAFSGTSTPDASLTGTPDIAGSDSGSGAQPLKKKKKKLGKKLLSFDDEEGEDEGPLVKPTKTKKARADDTEGNEGEVKTKFKANASVGIVPKAMTKAALRKEAAERDALRREFLAIQAAVKATEIALPFVFYDGTNIPGGIVRLKKGDFIWVFLDKSRKVGADLGVGEKSNARREWARVGVDDLMLVRGTVIIPHHYDFYFFAMNKTPGPDGEPVFKYSAEPPRKPESIDNAESSDPLVTPASKAAAADALPDISTLEGADEDPILTKVVDRRWYEKNKHIFPASMWQEFDPEKDYGKEVRKDAGGNTFFFSR; encoded by the exons ATGTCAGATTCAAGAGCGTCGCGGTTCACGCCGCAGAATAAAACTACCAATGAACGACTCTCCACGCATACGGTCGGTCTCGTTGCCCTCTCCGATTTTCGCAAGCGACGCGCCGAAGTCCTTGAACAACAGGAGCGTGaatctcgagaagctgcGTTTTCAGGCACGTCCACTCCGGATGCTTCCTTGACAGGCACTCCTGACATCGCTGGCAGTGATTCTGGAAGTGGTGCGCAaccattgaagaagaaaaaaaagaagctggggaagaagctgttatcgttcgacgatgaagagggtgaggatgaggggcCATTGGTAAAACCGacgaagaccaagaaggctcGCGCAGACGATACCGAAGGCAATGAAGGCGAGGTCAAGACCAAATTCAAGGCAAATGCTTCGGTGGGCATAGTGCCCAAAGCCATGACGAAAGCTGCGTTGCGCAAGGAAGCCGCTGAACGAGACGCATTACGCCGCGAATTCTTGGCTATACAAGCAGCCGTCAAAGCAACCGAGATTGCGCTACCTTTCGTATTCTACGACGGGACTAATATTCCTGGTGGAATCGTCAGATTGAAGAAGGGCGACTTCATATGGGTGTTCCTCGACAAAAGTCGCAAAGTCGGCGCCGATCTGGGCGTGGGTGAAAAGTCCAATGCAAGGAGGGAATGGGCCAGAGTTGGAGTGGACGATTTGATGCTTGTTCGTGGAACAGTCATTATACCTCAC CATTATGACTTCTACTTCTTCGCCATGAACAAGACACCCGGTCCTGATGGCGAGCCTGTATTTAAGTACAGTGCGGAGCCTCCCCGAAAACCCGAATCGATCGATAATGCCGAATCCAGTGATCCTCTCGTCACGCCCgcctccaaggctgctgctgcggatGCGCTTCCTGATATCAGCACCCTTGAGGGCGCCGACGAAGATCCCATCCTTACTAAAGTTGTTGATAGGCGGTGGTACGAGAAAAACAAACATATCTTTCCTGCGAGTATGTGGCAGGAGTTTGACCCCGAGAAGGACTACGGGAAGGAGGTGAGGAAGGATGCTGGTGGTAATacgttcttcttctcgcgctGA
- a CDS encoding probable transcriptional regulator has protein sequence MYIKGPHAETELPVLRKLIRENPLGLLTTAIPSPNFPFLQSSHIPFVLDIEDESSETELGKLRGHLARVNPQSKAMIENLTENPNLDNVIEQDVIVIFNSPIQHYVTPKFYTETKPTTGKVVPTWNYAAAQVYGRAKIFYDTKTDEAGQFLSKQISDLSRHAETNVMGFTGGDNPVDWKVSDAPDRFIELLKKSIIGIEIDITHMGGKFKMSQEMGMGDREGVIKGFSRLESETAKEMSKLVQTRSDLKEAKKASV, from the coding sequence ATGTACATCAAAGGACCTCACGCCGAAACCGAGCTTCCGGTGCTCAGGAAGCTGATACGAGAGAATCCATTGGGTCTTCTGACTACCGCCATTCCCTCCCCAAACTTCCCTTTTCTTCAGTCCAGCCATATACCTTTCGTTCTAGACATCGAGGATGAATCAAGCGAGACGGAGCTGGGAAAGCTACGAGGTCACCTCGCCAGAGTCAACCCTCAGAGCAAAGCCATGATCGAGAACCTCACCGAAAATCCAAACCTGGATAATGTAATCGAGCAAGACGTTATAGTCATTTTCAACTCTCCTATTCAACACTATGTCACACCAAAGTTCTACACAGAAACCAAGCCCACGACCGGAAAGGTTGTTCCAACATGGAACTACGCCGCAGCACAGGTCTACGGCCGCGCCAAAATCTTCTACGATACCAAGACCGACGAGGCTGGACAATTTCTTTCGAAACAGATTTCTGACCTCAGCCGCCACGCCGAGACTAATGTCATGGGCTTTACTGGCGGCGACAACCCTGTGGACTGGAAGGTATCTGATGCCCCTGATCGGTTCATCGagcttctgaagaagagtATCATTGGAATCGAAATTGATATTACGCACATGGGAGGAAAATTCAAGATGAGCCAAGAGATGGGTATGGGTGATCGAGAGGGAGTCATCAAGGGCTTTTCTAGGCTTGAATCTGAGACTGCGAAGGAGATGTCCAAACTGGTTCAGACTCGAAGTGATTTGAAGGAGGCGAAAAAGGCAAGCGTGTAA